One Acidobacteriota bacterium genomic window, ACGGAATAGACGCGCCCATTGCCGCCGCCCGCACGTTCGGCGCGTAATTGCACAGCTTTGCAATCCGGCGCAATCACGATGTCGTTGGCAGTATCGCCATCACCCAGGCCATTGTCCGGCTCGTCGCTGGTGACTTGTTCGATCACCACCTGGCCGGGGTTCAAGCTGGCGCAACTGTCGCTGACGCTTTGCACCATCTGCGCCGTGGTGACGGTGGTGTATTTGTGGTTGGGCGGCCAGAGGCTGAGGGCGGGTTTGAGTGTGAGCGTCGGCGCGGTGTTATCCACAACCGTGACGGTCGCCGCGCATTGACTGGACGCGCCGTTGCTGTCGGTCACGGTCAGCATCACGTTCGTCGTGCCGAGCGGATAAGGGCCAGCGGGCGTTTGCGTGATGGTGATGCCATCACCGTCAGGATCGTAGGAGCCATTGTTGATGGAAGCAGCGGCGGTACAGTTGACTCCGGCTGCGACGGTCACGTTTTGGCAGCTTGCCATGGGCGCTTGGTTTGCCCCAGGCTTGCACTTGCCCGCGCTGCCCGCGTTGTAGATGGCTTGGATTTCTAAAGCAGAAAGGGCGCGGTTATAGATTTCGACTTCGTCTATAAGCCCGCCAAAAGTTAAGTATGAGTTACCGCTGGGATCACAAAAACCTCCAATACAGAAATGATGGTTGTCAGTCCAAGCAGGGTTTGTATTGGTTCCGGAAGCTTCCAGTGTTCCATCAACATACAGGCGTTGTGTCGTACCATCAAAAGTGGCCGCGATAAAATGCCACGCTCCATCATTGATGTTTGAAGTGGAGATCAGTTGCACAGCGTCTGCTGCTAAGGTTGCGCAATCTGGACTACACACAGTTAAATCGACTTTTCTTGGGTCAAATTCGTTCGTTCTTAGCGCCCAAGAACCACCCAATGACCAATTTTTTGCGATGATCGCTTTATTGCCCACCGTAGAGGTAGTTCGAATCCATGCATCCAGTGTAAAACCTCCATTTAGGCCATCCAAGATATCACCAAATTGGACGTAATCGTCCACCCCATCCAGAGCAAATGCCTGCGCCACCCTACCCGGCGCAAACGTCGCCCCATTTTGCAGCGTGCCATGATTGCCATTTGCTATATCCATGGCATTTCCATCTCCCGTCCACCAACTGACCATGCCTGACGGAGCAGGCACGCAAGGAGTCTGGAGATTTGAAGCCGGAGTAGTGCGTTTGACACTCGCCTCATTTAGTACCACTCCACGGCTAGCCGCAGCCTGTTCTCTTCCCATGCCACTGAGCACCAGCAGGGCTGCCACTGCCAGTAAAGTTATGAACTTCATCATCGTTCGCCTCCTTTGACGAGTTGCTGGCTCTTCTCAAAGAGCTATTCGGTTATTCGGATGAACCTGTTATTGCCAGCGGCTGACGGCGATGCTAGATTGCCGACCTCTTCAAAAGTCAGACAATTCATTACACTGCCGCCCGCCGTTTTTTGGCATCACTGGCTTAATGCGCAAAGCGAGGCTGGCATGGTGGTAGCCGGAAAAAAAATATTTTCAGCCTTGAGCGCGCCAGCAAGCCAAACGTGGTTGCCGGAGCGGTTTGTCCGCAGCTTGTCTTTCAACCGATCCCACAAAAAGGAGGCCAAAACCTTTATGTCCACCCAGGAAAATGACGCGCCTGAGCGCAAAGAATTCGTGCCCGAACAGGAAAACCAGCAGCCTGGCGAAGTGACGCGCCTGCTGTTGAAATGGCAAGCCGGCGATACCGAGGCTTTCAATCAATTGACAGCCATCGTGGGCGGCGAATTGCGGCGGCGGGCGCATCACTATCTGCGCCGCGAACGCGCCGGTCACACCCTGCAGACGACGGCGCTGGTTGATGACGTCTGGCTGCGCTTGGGCGGCGGTAAAGAAGATTTGCATTGGCAAAACCGCGCGCACTTTTACGCCATCGCCGCCGATGTAATGCGGCGCATCCTGGTCGAAGCAGCGCGCCGGCGCAAAAGTCAAAAACGCGGCGGCGGCCTGACACAGACTCCGCTTGAAGAGGGGCTGACCGTGACCGTCGAGCTTGATCTTGATTTGCTGGCGCTCGACGAAGCTTTGGCATGGTTGAAGCAGCGTTCAGAGCGCAAGTATCAGGTTGTGGTGCTGCGCTTTTTCGCCGGGCTGACCAACGAAGAAATCGCCGCTGTGCTGAAGATTTCCCCCCTTGCCGTCAGGAGCGATTGGGAGACGGCGAAACGCTGGCTGTTTGGCAGGTTGAATGGGAAGGAGGCCGTCAATGGAGCAAAAGCGTTTTGACGAAATTGACGAAAGGCTGGCAGCCGCCTTGCAAATCGAGCCTGAAGCGCGCGCCGCTTTCCTGCGACAGGTTTGCGCCGGCGATGACGAATTGCGCCGCGCAGTTGAATTTCTGCTCAGCCAGGGCGGGCCGTCTGAAAAGCTTGAAGTTACCGCCGTCGCTTACCTGGCCGAAGTGCTGGCCGGACAGGCGGGCGCAGTTACAACGGGTCAGCGCATCAACCACTACACCATCAAAGCGTGCATTGGGCGCGGCGGGATGGGTGAGGTCTGGCGCGCTTGGGACGAGAAGCTCGAACGCGACGTGGCGCTCAAGCTGTTGCCGCTGGAATTTGCCGCCGACCCGGAGCGGGTAGTGCGCTTCCGGCAGGAGGCGCTCACCATCTCGGCGCTCAACCACGCGAACATCGTGGCGATTTACGACTCCGGTCAGGTGACAGAGCAGTTCGGCGAGTTGCATTTCATCGTGACTGAATTGGTTGAAGGGGAGACGCTGCGCGCGCAACTCAAACAGTCAGCCCTGGACTGGCGCAAGGTTGTGCCGCTGGCTACGCAGATGGCCGAGGCGCTCCACGCCGCGCACACCGTGGGCATCATTCACCGCGACATCAAGCCCGAAAACATCATGATGCAAGCCGACGGTCGCTTGAAGGTGCTCGATTTCGGCATTGCAAAACTAAGGGATGAGGGCGGAGGGATGAGGGATGAAAGCGGCCGTCCGCTTCATCCTTCATCCTTCATCCCTCATCCTTCACTCACCGCAGCGGGCGCGATGCTGGGCACGCTCAAATACATGTCGCCCGAACAGGCGCGCGGCGAGGTGCTGGAGGTGCAGACGGACATCTTCTCGTTGGGCTTGGTGCTTTACGAAATGCTTGCGGGGCGGCATCCCTACAGCGGCAAATCCGGCGCGGAACTTAGCGAAGCTTTGCAGAGCGCTGATGAAATTCCGCCGTTGAGTGCGTTGAACGCTGCGCTGCCAGCGGCGCTTGAACGCAGCGTGACGCGGGCGCTCAAGAAGCGGCGCGCGGAACGTTACGAGTCGGCGGGCGAGTTGCTGGCCGATCTGAAGGAATTGAAGTCGCTGATCGAGGTCGGGCGCGACGCGCAGCAAGAGCAGTTGCTCAAGGCGCAAAATGCCGATCAATTGTTGACGCGGTATGTGGTCTTTCACGAGGCTGACCGTCAGACGCGCATTCCGCTTGGCAGCTTGTGGAGCATCTGGCGCTTTGCCAGCTTGAAGCGCGGCAGGTTGGAGCGCGAACTGATCCGCAAGAGCTTCTTCAGTGGATTGCTGGGAGCAGGCTGGCGGATGCTGTTGATAGCGGCGGTGACGATGCTGGTGGCGGCGTGGTTGTCGGTGACTGATGTTTGGGAAGAGCGGGTGTTGCGCGACGGACACACGGCGGCAGTGCGGCGCGCGGTCTTTTCGCCGGATGGCAAGCTGCTCGTTTCGGTCAGCGAAGACAAGCAGGTGATCGTGTGGGATTTTGAGAAGCGCGAACGGCTGGCGACACTGAACGAACACAAGGCCGAAGTGGTCAGTGTCGCTTTTGCGCCGGATGGCAAACGATTTGCCACGCAGAGCCGCGACGGCGTGGTGATCGTGTGGGACACGGCGCGGCGCGCGAAGATCGCGGAATGGCGTGATTCTCAGGAATCGCCCCTTGATGGCTTGGCTTTCTCGCCCGATGGTCGGCTGCTGGCTTATTCGGTGTACGACGGCAATGCCAACACATACAACACGCGGTTGCGGGAAACCGTGCGCTGGGAGCAAGTCAGCGAACTGCGCGATGCTAGTGGCCGCAGCTTTATCTTTTCCCACAACAGTCGGCAACTGATGCCAGCAGGTGAATGGAAAATCTTTGATCCGGCGACTGGCCGACAGTTGGCTGGCGCGCGCTCTGACGGCGGAAACTGGATCGCTCTCTCGCCGGATGCGGCGCGGCTTGCGAAGATCAATTCAGCAGGCGAAGTTTCGGTGTATCAACTGACGCGCCCCGGCGACCTGACGCGAACGAAGCTGTTGCACCGCGAACGCGCGCACGACGATCACGGGCGCACTGTTGAGTTCTCGCCGGACGGACGCTTGATTGCTTCGGGCGCAGAGCACGTCGTGCTGTGGAATGCGGTGACGCTGAAACGGGAAGCGGTGCTGGAACACACCTCCATCGTTTGGAGTGTGGCCTTTGCGCCGGACGGGCGCTGGCTGGTTTCGACGCACGGCGACGGTTCGATCCTGGTCTGGGATTTGGTCACGCGCACACGCGCGGCAAATTTCAATGAACACAGCGGCCCGGTGCGCGCCGTCGCCTTTGCCAGTGACGGCCAGCGCATTGCTTCGGCCAGCGAAGATCGTTCGATCATTATCTGGAACGCCGCAACCGCCCGCAAAGAAGCGGTGCTGGCCGGACACGAAGCGCGTATCAACGGCGTGGCCTTCGCGCCCGACGGCCAATCGCTCGCCGCCGCCGCGCAGGATCACACCCTCCGGCTCTGGGATGTGGCGCAACAGCAGCTTCGGTGGCAGGTAACGGATGTTGATCTTCCCGGTTATTGTGCCGCACTCTCGCCGGATGGGCGCTGGGTGGCGACGACGGTTGGCGTCTACGAACGCGCATCAGGCCGTCAAAGACTGGATTTAAGATCGTCGGATCCAAATCCGCGAGGGCAAATCTATGGCGCGGCGTTCTCCGCCGACGGGCGACGGCTCGCCTGCGTAACAGAAGGCGGCTGGCTGCTGATTTGGGAGGTCGCGACGTGGCAATTGCGCGCCCGGCAGCAAGTGCCCGCCACCCACCAGATCAGCGTCAGCTTTGCGCCCGACGGCCAAACTCTGGTCACGGGCGAAGACGAAGGCGCGCTGCGGCTCTGGCGCACCGAACCGCTCACGCAACTCGCCGTCATCGGCCAACATCAGGCGCGCATCAAGTCGGTTGCTTATGCGCCAGATGGCGAGACGGTCGCGTCAGCCAGCGATGACAAGACGCTGGCGTTATGGGATGTCACCCGCCGCCGCCTCATCACCCAAATCGGCACGCATACCGCGCCCGTGCTGGCGGTCGCCTTTGCGCCGGATGGCAAGCAGCTTGTCGCCGGTGGACACGACCGCACGGTGCGGCTTTATACGCGGCGGCGCTCGTTGTGGGGGTGGCGCGCGCCCACTGAATTGCTTAACTATCGAATCTTGCGATGGCGCATTGGCAAACCAGGTTACAGCCGCTCTGGCCGTTGCCCGCCGACCAGCAACGAACCCAGTCGCACTGCATTGCCGCTGCTTTTCGCGTTCTTCTCGCCCAACACGCGAATCGTCAGCTTGTGCTCGTTCATCCCTAGGCCGCCGGGGACGATGCGCGTTTGGATGTGCGCGGTCGTGTCGTAAGCGTCAATCCGGTTGAGCGGCGCGGGCGCGGGCTTGCCGTCAATCAGGCACTCGAACGTGCCGCCATCTGGGCCGACGCGATAGCTCAGACCCACCACAGAACCTTCAAAGTAAATGTCCAGCTGGGCGTTGGCTCGGTCGCTGCTGAGCAGCAGGGAAGGGAGCGCGCGGTCGTTATTGGCTTCGTTGCGCCAGGCGGGATCATGTTTGAATTCGGTGATGGCTTTGAGTTCGCCGTAATTCATCTCGTCACTGACGAGCGGATTGGGCAGCACTTTTAGCAGCGGTGACGGCGCGAGTTTGGCTTGTTCTTCCAGGAAAGCCGTGATGAGGTTGGCATAGGCTTTATGCCCTTCATCACTCGTCCACGACGCATCACGGCCAGCGAGGCCCGGCCAGAGAGCGTTGGCTTTGAGCGTACCCGCTTCGATCTGTTTCCAGATGTCGTTTTGCAGGTTGAGCGTCGGCACCTGGTAATGCGCGGCGATGGCGTCGAGCCAGGTGGTGCGGGCGGCGCGTTTGGGATTCGTCGTCTGCAACAGCACGATTTGCGGCGGCGAAGGCACGATCAGCAGTTGGCGCAACATGCCTTCCAACGTCTTTTTGACGCTCTCTTCCGCTTCAGGCGGATCGTTGGCTTCGGGGACGGCAAACTCGATAAACACCAGATCGGGTTTATACGCGATCACATCGCGCCGCACGCGCATAACGCCGTAAGAGATGCCGGTGCCAGCGACGCCCGCGTTCAATTCATTGATCTGCGCTTCTTTGAAATTTTGCCGCAGCCAATTGGTGACTTGCGAGCGGTAGCTGACTTTATTGGCTTCTGCCGCCGTCAGCGAACCGCCAAGATACGCGACGGTGATGGCTTTGCCCGCGCGCATTTTATTGAAAAAGATGCCGATGTTGCGCGGCGGCAGTGGCTGGGTTGAGCCGTTGATGACACGGATGGTGCCTGGCGTTGAAGTGGAGATTTGTACCTGCGCCAAGGCCGGTGATGCCAAAAGAAAGGCCAGCCGACCCCGCGAACTGGGCCACGGCTGGCCTATGAGCATGATGAGAAGGAGTAAAACCAACGCACCCAGGAGCGTGCGTCGTATGGACAGGAAATTGTTTGTGGTCGTCATCGGTTGGTTACCTGCGTCGGTTGTGCGTCACAAAGCCCTTGTGTATGCGCCCGGCTAGCGGCCACCGATTACCGACTCAATGTCAGTGGCCGGAAGCGAGCGCGTATTTCGGTTTGGCATCCTGCTGCATAGGCTTCCAATGTTGGGAGCGGAAGCCGATGCCCATCGCCGTAAAGATGCGATAGATTTCTTCTTCGTCGCCTAACTCAGAGGCCAACACCAAACACCGGACCCATTCGTCCAAGCGCTGGAAATCATACTGCAAGGGCGGTGCCACGAAAATCTTTTCGTGCAAAGTCGCCTGCGTGCCTTCTTCGGCGATCAGCAATTCCTCTTTCAATTTCTCGCCGGGACGCAGGCCCGTGAATTCAATGTCAACGTCTTCGCCCAGCGTCAGCCCCGACAGTCGAATCATATCCTGCGCCAAGTCTAACATCTTGACCGGCTCGCCCATATCCAGCACGAAAATCTCGCCGCATTTGCCCAGCGTGCCTGCTTGCACGATCAGTTGAGCGGCTTCGGGAATGGTCATGAAATAACGTTCGATTTCGGGGTGCGTGATGGTGAGGGGGCCGCCATTTTTGAGCTGTTCGCGGAAGATCGGCACGACGCTGCCGCGCGAACCGAGCACGTTGCCGAAACGCACGCACGAATAATGGCGTCCGCCATTGAGCCAGAGCGCCTGCTTTTGAAAGAGCAATTCGGCCACGCGCTTGGTTGCGCCCATGATGTTGGTCGGATTGACCGCTTTGTCCGAAGACACCAGCACACAGCGCTGCACGTTGAATTCCGCGCAAACTTCCAGCAGGCGCTGGGCACCCGTGATGTTGTTGTAGACGGCTTCGGCGACGTTGTGTTCCATCAGCGGCACGTGTTTGTGCGCGGCAGCGTGGAAGACGACTTGCGGCAGGTGTTTGCCAAAAACGTTTTGCAAACGATGCGCGCTGCGCAAATCGCAGATCACCGGGACAACTTCCGTGGTGTGGTTGGCATTCAGTTCCAGCGCGGCGTGCAATTCGCGCTCGGCCTCAAAGACCGAGTTCTCGTCTTTGTCGAGCACGATGATCGAAGCCGGTTTGAGAATGCTCAACTGGCGGCACAGTTCGCGTCCGATTGATCCGCCCGCGCCGGTTACCAAGATGCGGCGTCCGCTGTAACTGCTCTGGCTGGCTTCCAGCCAGGCTTCCACATCAATCGCATCGCGGCCCAAAAGGTCTTCGATTTCGACCGGACGCACGTTGCTGATGGTGACGTGATTGCCGATGATTTCGTACAGGCCAGGAATGATGCGCACCGGTACACTGACTGATTCGCAAAGTTCCAGCACGCGGCGGATGGTTTTGCGGTTGGTGTTGGCGATGGTGATGATGACCTGGTCTACCTGCATCACGTCGGCCAAGCGCGGCAGGTCTTCTGTCTTGCCGAGGACTTTGACGCCTTGAATGATGGTGTTGCTTTTGGCGGTGTCGTCATCCACAAAGCCGCAGACGCGCAAGCCCAAATCGGGGCGGCGGGTGATTTCGCGTGCCGCCATCACCCCGGCATCGCCCGCGCCCACCAGCAAGGCGCGTTGATGCAAGGTCGCGCGCCGCGTCGTCGCGCGCGAGGCGTTTTCGCAGGCGACGCGCCAGAACAAACGCACGCCGAGCATACCGCCTGTCGCCAAAATGAAATCAATGACGATGGTGCCAATCGGCACGGTGAGCAGCGGGTTGACATCCTCGAACAGCAATCGCAGCGCCAGCAGAATCGCCGAGACGACGCCCACGGCGCTGGCCAATTGCGAAGAGTCGTTGATGCTGACATAGCGCCAGACGCGCCGGTAAATCCCAATATAGAAGTTGACGAAGATGCGCGCGGCAATCACATACGGCAAGATGAACAGCAGCCGATGCGCGTCTTCGGCCGGCGGCCAGCCATCAAAGCGCAGCACGTGCGCCAGGACGAACGACCCTGCGGCCAGCGTGCCATCAATAGTCATTTGAACTTGCCGGCTCAAAATGTAATTCGAGACCCAGCGTTTTGGGACGCGGGCGACCAGGGCGTTGGCCAGCCGCTGCCACAAGGAAGGCGCGCTTTCAAGATGCTCTGGCCGGGCCGCTAATGCAGTGGGACGAAATTGCAGGATTTGTTTGTTCAGGCTCATTACAGTTCCAAAGCTTGTGTGTACGTGCCGCAGCAACGCTGTGTCGGCAGGTGAGGTGCTGAAAAGCGTAGGATGCAAGCTGCAACGAGGTTTTATTCACCGGGTGACCGGCGGGAAAAAAACGTCCGGCGTTTTCCCAAGTTCCCGCGGCCACCGGTGAAAGCTAATTACAGTTCTAAAATATCAACTCAAAATATCTCTCACGGTTTGTGCCATGACGCCGAAATCCGTCAGCCAGTTCGCGCGTTGCGCATACGCCAGATCGGCGCGAATTTTGGCGGGCATGACTTCGGTCAGATAAAACTGTTCGGGGTCGGACTGTTGCGCTAACAGTTCGCTCTCCGACTTAAAGGCTAACGATGCGGGGCTGGTGATACCCGGCGTCAGGAGCAGAATGGCGCGTTCCTGCTCGCTGTACTGCGCCACATAATGTGGCACTTCGGGGCGCGGCCCCACCAAGGTCATTTCACCCAGCAGCACATTGATGAGTTGGGGCAATTCATCGAATTTATAGCGCCGCAAAAACTGGCCGCAGTGCGTGATGCGCCGATCCTCGCCCACCGTTAATTGGGTGCCGCGTTGGTCTGCATCCGCCACCATCGTGCGGAATTTGAAGATGCGGAACGGCTGCCCGCGCCGCCCGCTGCGCACCTGCCGAAAGAAGACCGGCCCCGTTGAATTGAGCTTGATCCAGAGCGCGATTAAGCCAAAGAACGGTGACAGCACCAGCAGCGCCGGCAGCGCCAGCGTCAGATCGCAGGTGCGTTTGATGATGCGCTGTGCCGCCGCTTGTTGAGGGAAAGCAACGGGCGCAACGAGTCGGAGATTCGTTTCGGCTCTAGTGGTCACCATTGAAATTGTACGCGCCTAGCTTGCTTGGGTAATTGGCTCATCCACACCGAAAACCGCAAATGGTGGAACGGCCTGGGCCGTGATGGTCGGGGTTACGGCAATGAAAGATGGAGTTGGACGGTCTATGAAGGAGGAGGATGAAAGCCAGCTCGCGGGGGCTTTCTCCGGCCATCCATTCGGGGGCACCTCCCGAAGGAACGAACGCGTAATCGTGTGCGGTCTCGCGCCGCCTTAGAGATCAACGTTCAGCGATTTCGTTGCCTCGCACCAAATCTGCTGGAAGAATCTTCTTCCTCAAAAAACTACGCTGTTCTCGCACTGCTGGTCAGGCGCGCCGCTTGGGGCGCTTCCACCTGCAACAATTCGGTGACGGCGTTAATCACACGCTGCTGATCGGCTTCAGTCATACGTGTGTAAAGCGGCAAACTTACGGCACGTTCAAACGCTGCCTGGGCCGCCGGGAAAGCTGCGGGTTGCAACTGATACGTGTCGCGCCAGTACGGATGCAGGTGCAGCGGAATGAAATGGACGCTGCAACCAATGCCGCGTTCGGCCATGCGTTGAATGAATTCATCGCGTCGAAGCGGCGCGTCTTCGCGCAAACGAATTACATAAAGATGCCAGGCGTGCAGATCGCCGGCTGCGGCTTGGGGCGGCAACAACACGGGCAACGCCTCGAAGGCCGCATTGTATCGCTCAGCCAACGCTTGCCGCTGCGCCTGAAAGCGCCAGGCCTTTTTCAATTGTTGAATCCCGACCGCCGCCGCCAGATCGGACATGTTGTATTTGAAACCCGGCGCGACGACTTCGTAATGCCAACTCGGCTTGGTCGAAGTGTAGCGGTCGAATACATCGCGGCTGATGCCGTGCAAACGCATCGTGCGGCAACGGCGCGCAATTTCGGCATCGCGTGTGACGATCATCCCACCTTCACCCGTGGTGATCGTTTTGGTGGCGTAAAAGCTATAGACCGTCGCATCCGTCTCGTGCGCGCCGATCAGCTTGCCGCGATAACGTGTCGGCAAGGCGTGCGCGGCGTCTTCGATCACGTGCAACTTGTGCTGGCGCGCAAGCGCGATGATGGCGTCCATCTCGCAAGCAAGCCCGGCGAAATGCACCGGAATGATTGCTTTGGTGCGCGGCGTAATCGCCCGTTCGATTTGTGCGGGATCAAGATTGAAAGTCAGCGGATCAATGTCCACCAAGACGGGATGTGCGCCGAGATAGCGAATGACTTCGGCAGTGGCTGTGAACGTGTAAGTCGTCGTGATGACTTCATCGCCCGCGCCGACGCCCACGGCTTCGAGCGCCAGATGCAAGCCTGCTGTGGCGGAATTGACGGCGAGCGCTTGCGCCTCATCACCGATAAACTCAGCGAAGTCGGTTTCAAAACGTGCCGTTTTCGGCCCGGTCGTCAACCAACCGGAGCGCAAGGCTTCCACGACTTCAGTGATTTCTTCCTCGCCGATGTCCGGCAGGGCAAAAGGCAGAAAATCCATAACGCAAATTGCGCTGTCATTGCGCAGACTAAATAACTAAGGGGATGTCGGCTCGGCTTTACGGGGAAGCGGGAGTTTTTGATTATCTAGGAATGGGCACCAATGAATGTCACTGCGTCCGAATTGCAGGGGCATATAAACCATACTTGGCCGGGCGAAAGCAAGTGAATTGTTAGAAGCAATGCTACGGCAATTCGCGCACGCGAAGGTGTTTGAATTCGACCGGCGAGCCTTCCGCTTCCAGGCACAAATACCCTGTGCGCGGGTCAGCGCCAGTGCCCCCCGAAACCTCTTCGCCATTGACCCAAAGCCGCAGTTCGCCGTTGATGCCGCGCACATAATAGTGATTCCATTCGCCCACGCCTTTGCTGAGATTCTTGCGTGGGAAGCTGCGCGAACCGTTCGGCGAGAGCGGCGGGAAGGGTGTCAGTTTGGATTGACCCACCGCGAAGATGTCGCCGTGGGTGGTGAACCAATCGGCTTTCTTGCCGGATTGCTTTTCATATTGCGCCGTATAACCGTGATCGAGCATCTGCACCTCGATGCCGAATTTGGGCAGCGTATCGGGTTTCAAATCTTTCAACGCTTCGTCCGGCACCCACACGAAACAGCCCGAATTGCCTGCCACGCGCAGGTGCCGCCATTGCACGACCAATTCAAAGTTGGTGAATTTCTGTTGCGTGCGATAGACGCCAATCGGCTTGCCCGTACTCGTCAGCAAACCGTCCTTCCACGTCCAGGTGTCGGGCAGGTCATTGACGCGGGCGAAATCGCTCGCGCCCAGCGTGCGCCAGCCCGGCCCGGTGCCGTCAATGAAAGCGCGCGGCAGATTTTGCGGCTCTTGGCTGGCGCTGAAGCTCGTCAGCGCCAATATGGCAAAAAGACAGACGGGAATTATCACCAGGTTTTGTTTCAGCATGGATTCCTCTCTCAGTTGAGCCACTCGCGTCGGATCATGAAGGCGGCGCGCGCGGCTGCGCCGGTGTTTGAACACGGATGGCGCGCTTTCGCTCTTACCCTGGCAGCCGCACGCGCGCGCGCAACGTTGCAAAGCGCGCATCCGAGTGCAAGCAGTCAAAGAGCGGATCAAGGTGCAAAAACAACAGCCAGACGCCGCGTTCCTGATACGCTTTTTCCAACCAGACAAAGGCCTGTTCACGCTCGTCCAG contains:
- a CDS encoding sigma-70 family RNA polymerase sigma factor — encoded protein: MSTQENDAPERKEFVPEQENQQPGEVTRLLLKWQAGDTEAFNQLTAIVGGELRRRAHHYLRRERAGHTLQTTALVDDVWLRLGGGKEDLHWQNRAHFYAIAADVMRRILVEAARRRKSQKRGGGLTQTPLEEGLTVTVELDLDLLALDEALAWLKQRSERKYQVVVLRFFAGLTNEEIAAVLKISPLAVRSDWETAKRWLFGRLNGKEAVNGAKAF
- a CDS encoding polysaccharide biosynthesis protein — its product is MSLNKQILQFRPTALAARPEHLESAPSLWQRLANALVARVPKRWVSNYILSRQVQMTIDGTLAAGSFVLAHVLRFDGWPPAEDAHRLLFILPYVIAARIFVNFYIGIYRRVWRYVSINDSSQLASAVGVVSAILLALRLLFEDVNPLLTVPIGTIVIDFILATGGMLGVRLFWRVACENASRATTRRATLHQRALLVGAGDAGVMAAREITRRPDLGLRVCGFVDDDTAKSNTIIQGVKVLGKTEDLPRLADVMQVDQVIITIANTNRKTIRRVLELCESVSVPVRIIPGLYEIIGNHVTISNVRPVEIEDLLGRDAIDVEAWLEASQSSYSGRRILVTGAGGSIGRELCRQLSILKPASIIVLDKDENSVFEAERELHAALELNANHTTEVVPVICDLRSAHRLQNVFGKHLPQVVFHAAAHKHVPLMEHNVAEAVYNNITGAQRLLEVCAEFNVQRCVLVSSDKAVNPTNIMGATKRVAELLFQKQALWLNGGRHYSCVRFGNVLGSRGSVVPIFREQLKNGGPLTITHPEIERYFMTIPEAAQLIVQAGTLGKCGEIFVLDMGEPVKMLDLAQDMIRLSGLTLGEDVDIEFTGLRPGEKLKEELLIAEEGTQATLHEKIFVAPPLQYDFQRLDEWVRCLVLASELGDEEEIYRIFTAMGIGFRSQHWKPMQQDAKPKYALASGH
- a CDS encoding sugar transferase, whose protein sequence is MVTTRAETNLRLVAPVAFPQQAAAQRIIKRTCDLTLALPALLVLSPFFGLIALWIKLNSTGPVFFRQVRSGRRGQPFRIFKFRTMVADADQRGTQLTVGEDRRITHCGQFLRRYKFDELPQLINVLLGEMTLVGPRPEVPHYVAQYSEQERAILLLTPGITSPASLAFKSESELLAQQSDPEQFYLTEVMPAKIRADLAYAQRANWLTDFGVMAQTVRDILS
- a CDS encoding protein kinase, encoding MEQKRFDEIDERLAAALQIEPEARAAFLRQVCAGDDELRRAVEFLLSQGGPSEKLEVTAVAYLAEVLAGQAGAVTTGQRINHYTIKACIGRGGMGEVWRAWDEKLERDVALKLLPLEFAADPERVVRFRQEALTISALNHANIVAIYDSGQVTEQFGELHFIVTELVEGETLRAQLKQSALDWRKVVPLATQMAEALHAAHTVGIIHRDIKPENIMMQADGRLKVLDFGIAKLRDEGGGMRDESGRPLHPSSFIPHPSLTAAGAMLGTLKYMSPEQARGEVLEVQTDIFSLGLVLYEMLAGRHPYSGKSGAELSEALQSADEIPPLSALNAALPAALERSVTRALKKRRAERYESAGELLADLKELKSLIEVGRDAQQEQLLKAQNADQLLTRYVVFHEADRQTRIPLGSLWSIWRFASLKRGRLERELIRKSFFSGLLGAGWRMLLIAAVTMLVAAWLSVTDVWEERVLRDGHTAAVRRAVFSPDGKLLVSVSEDKQVIVWDFEKRERLATLNEHKAEVVSVAFAPDGKRFATQSRDGVVIVWDTARRAKIAEWRDSQESPLDGLAFSPDGRLLAYSVYDGNANTYNTRLRETVRWEQVSELRDASGRSFIFSHNSRQLMPAGEWKIFDPATGRQLAGARSDGGNWIALSPDAARLAKINSAGEVSVYQLTRPGDLTRTKLLHRERAHDDHGRTVEFSPDGRLIASGAEHVVLWNAVTLKREAVLEHTSIVWSVAFAPDGRWLVSTHGDGSILVWDLVTRTRAANFNEHSGPVRAVAFASDGQRIASASEDRSIIIWNAATARKEAVLAGHEARINGVAFAPDGQSLAAAAQDHTLRLWDVAQQQLRWQVTDVDLPGYCAALSPDGRWVATTVGVYERASGRQRLDLRSSDPNPRGQIYGAAFSADGRRLACVTEGGWLLIWEVATWQLRARQQVPATHQISVSFAPDGQTLVTGEDEGALRLWRTEPLTQLAVIGQHQARIKSVAYAPDGETVASASDDKTLALWDVTRRRLITQIGTHTAPVLAVAFAPDGKQLVAGGHDRTVRLYTRRRSLWGWRAPTELLNYRILRWRIGKPGYSRSGRCPPTSNEPSRTALPLLFAFFSPNTRIVSLCSFIPRPPGTMRVWMCAVVS
- a CDS encoding VCBS repeat-containing protein, whose product is MDIANGNHGTLQNGATFAPGRVAQAFALDGVDDYVQFGDILDGLNGGFTLDAWIRTTSTVGNKAIIAKNWSLGGSWALRTNEFDPRKVDLTVCSPDCATLAADAVQLISTSNINDGAWHFIAATFDGTTQRLYVDGTLEASGTNTNPAWTDNHHFCIGGFCDPSGNSYLTFGGLIDEVEIYNRALSALEIQAIYNAGSAGKCKPGANQAPMASCQNVTVAAGVNCTAAASINNGSYDPDGDGITITQTPAGPYPLGTTNVMLTVTDSNGASSQCAATVTVVDNTAPTLTLKPALSLWPPNHKYTTVTTAQMVQSVSDSCASLNPGQVVIEQVTSDEPDNGLGDGDTANDIVIAPDCKAVQLRAERAGGGNGRVYSVRLRVQDAAGNVTRREFKVSVPLNQNGSPAIEDAPVATVVCGGGSALPTSNAARPAVPGDFDGDRQTDFAVWRGQQSDWLVLASTNDRLALTPWGAQYAPYNDVLAPGDYDGDGKADQAVYRRGNGTFYVRGSATGAVITQALGTGKDEPVPGDYDGDGKTDFAVWQAARGMWLIQGSGGQRLTLQWGAGDAPYFDVPVAGDYDGDGKTDLAVYRRGTGTWYIRRSSDGSALVQAWGNATDVPVPGDYDGDGKTNLAVWRGGEGNWYVLRSVDGKYQITAWGAARVGDVPVPGDYDGDGRTDLAVWREPEGTWYVRLSGNQDIRVHQHGQAGDTPLLACHPQ